A window of Reinekea marina contains these coding sequences:
- a CDS encoding Y-family DNA polymerase: protein MHIHFPQLALEAQFLADPRALPQLLLAPALQTIVQCNDMAREQGVQVGMNKKTAFCLLTDCAMANYDAAIEADALNKLALLCYRHAAQITLVPPDGLLLEVGSMLSIFNGIEAYWQHLQQRLQQSHFRFQMSMGHTPKAAQLLAQAGIACYTENTETFVQALHQLSVEQLGLPHKTVQKLLAMGIREYGKLKQMPRKELGYRFGLDLVEHLYQLERSNQPSTQFQLPASFLQTIHLTYEAEQAKGLLFPLRRCLEQLETYLRNRQLLCEKILIKLTHRDGRASVLAVPSVRGSYLQADWLLLLQTQLDHTQLVAPVVSVSLRAKDFLPFKDAPKDLLGNRPGQADADLMQSILIARLGTENVHTLAVEADPRPEVSTYVIDSRQQQHSLFPKQWPTFLLPQAKPIRIDRYHIISGPERIEGGWWDAAPTRRDYYVATLNHQTHWIYRRDDGQWFLQGVFA, encoded by the coding sequence TTGCATATTCACTTCCCGCAACTGGCGTTAGAGGCTCAGTTCTTAGCCGACCCACGCGCTCTGCCTCAACTGTTATTGGCGCCAGCACTGCAAACGATTGTGCAATGTAATGACATGGCTCGGGAACAAGGTGTACAGGTAGGCATGAATAAGAAGACCGCATTCTGCCTACTGACCGATTGTGCGATGGCCAATTATGATGCCGCCATTGAAGCCGATGCGCTAAACAAGCTGGCACTGCTTTGTTATCGCCACGCAGCACAAATTACCTTAGTACCGCCCGACGGCCTGCTGCTTGAAGTCGGTTCTATGCTCTCTATTTTTAATGGCATCGAAGCTTACTGGCAACATCTGCAACAAAGATTGCAACAAAGTCACTTTCGTTTTCAAATGAGCATGGGTCATACCCCAAAAGCGGCTCAGCTGTTAGCACAAGCGGGCATCGCCTGTTACACAGAAAACACCGAAACCTTTGTCCAGGCTTTACATCAACTCTCGGTAGAACAGCTCGGGCTCCCCCACAAAACCGTGCAAAAACTATTGGCGATGGGCATTAGAGAGTACGGCAAGCTTAAGCAAATGCCACGTAAGGAACTGGGGTATCGATTTGGATTAGATTTAGTAGAGCACCTGTACCAGTTAGAGCGAAGTAATCAACCTTCGACTCAATTTCAATTACCGGCGAGCTTTCTACAGACCATACATTTAACCTATGAAGCCGAACAGGCAAAAGGCTTACTTTTTCCTCTGCGGCGGTGCTTAGAACAACTGGAAACCTACTTACGAAACCGCCAGTTGTTGTGTGAAAAAATACTGATTAAGCTGACGCATCGCGATGGCCGTGCCAGTGTATTGGCTGTACCTTCGGTACGCGGCAGTTACTTACAAGCCGATTGGTTACTGCTCTTACAAACACAACTCGATCACACCCAACTGGTCGCCCCAGTAGTATCCGTGTCGTTACGCGCTAAAGATTTTTTACCTTTTAAAGATGCACCAAAAGATTTGCTGGGCAACCGCCCGGGGCAAGCCGATGCTGATTTGATGCAGTCTATTTTGATCGCTCGACTGGGTACAGAGAATGTACATACTCTGGCGGTTGAAGCCGACCCTAGACCAGAGGTGTCCACTTACGTCATAGACTCGCGCCAACAGCAGCACAGCTTATTCCCTAAACAGTGGCCCACTTTTTTGCTGCCTCAAGCCAAACCCATACGCATCGACCGCTACCATATTATCAGTGGTCCTGAACGCATTGAAGGCGGTTGGTGGGATGCCGCTCCCACCCGTCGAGATTACTATGTTGCAACGTTGAATCATCAAACTCATTGGATTTATCGGCGTGATGACGGCCAATGGTTCTTGCAAGGCGTATTTGCTTAG